In Papaver somniferum cultivar HN1 unplaced genomic scaffold, ASM357369v1 unplaced-scaffold_123, whole genome shotgun sequence, the genomic stretch taattgaatgccttaacaagaaatgctagttaactaacctagtacttgtcttgtttaaaagtgaaaggtctaaattatcatttgaataattagaacctgatgagaaaaatagagttaattctgatctttattttggtcttgtcgaacaagcgattgtatttgtacaatcggtttagcaaaagaattaAGGTGCTTAGGCAATTTTTGaattgctaaactattagggaaaatttcttcgggcaattgtttccttggtaacatatcaaaacaatatTACTTtgcagtttcggttttgatattggttatctaaaatggtgtattgaaccctcgtgcttaattcttataggttgcaagttttttaagatttgtaagatcctttcggtttgtcctttatttgctcgtacctttgtcattttgtgactaaaagggggagaaatatatggagtaaacaagtgatttggtatcactaaggaaaggacaatgggtgcttaaacgttatatctaaagaaagagtaaagcatagactaagggggagtaacatatcataatgatacttgtggttatcttaactacaaagggaataacaaagacgtgcggattgaaaatctacctatcttacctttaggggggagtattagctttgttattataatgtcaacaacagcatttatggattgaatgtatacatgttattgtgctgttgaaacttggaatcaagcgtatgtgtaatgaattcttgtaatttgtttatccatatgatgtaagagttttttcactaaaattgacaaaaagggagattgttaaagcataactaagttgaacccaccaagcgttggtatgtcaagtttggttgtcatattttagtgaatcaaaactcatttaaagagtcgcttcattatttactagagtcaacttcgtataggttagctagaaagttactaggatatgagacttacaagtattactcgaagacttgaagaatatgaagaagtaaagaactacaatgacaacatcatccttcctcttgaggttagtaatatttgacttgaactgtatcattcctaacgtatctttcaagtcgtgcatattgaaaacataactacgaagctgtgaatgattatactctagttagacatagtattaaggaattacaatacgaagtataacatctatcttttgaacttcgtatataagacattgacataatcgtatgaattgaattgtgattatgtgtatgggtatgggtgaagattttgtcttaggaaacaatgttttacataagtttaaaggaagtacaattcataaacttgctttatgaatcgaaagagaaatctctaggcttattggtattattattcattgcatatctttggattaccaatatgtgtgtttagtataaccgctcataacttgtttatgtattttggtaaaactattcacaatgcctgacttttgtattggtatgacttttattagtgaaaccgatcttaagtaatcacctgagatggtatgatcgatatatttTAATTGGTATggccaactctagacattggggaaccgattagttatattgtctcgactcagtccatatacgatcactttcggagaaaggaattataggtggaaaagttttagattgaggtatatttgggtaccctcgtcttttcaacgtCAGTGTATTATTCGGAAACCAGTGCCCAGGGAGGTGTAGACATGTTGTGTAACTACCGGAGATTGATTGTGGCATGATACaaaaatgatgaatgattatttcaCACCTGGAACCGGTTATACCTCCAGACAATTCAAACAACGTCTAGGCATGAAGGAATATTTATTTTAGAAATTGTTAAGAAAATTACTTAAAGTGGATCTAGAATGGCATCAACGCACGGATGCAACATGTGTTATGGCCATTCTCCaaatatgaaattttttatcGTGATGAAATGTTTGTGCAAAAGTACAACAGCTGATGGGTATCAGTGATTACACTCGTATGAGTGCCATAACAATATACTATTATCTACAAAGATTTTGCAACATAATTTGCATGGATTTTGAAAAAAGATATTTGTGCCAACCTACTCCTGAAGATGTTCATAGGTTGCTACGTGAGAATTCCGAATGAGGATTTCCAGGAATTCTAGGCAGTATTGATTGTATGCAGTGGCCATGGAAGAATTGTCGGATAGCTTGGCAAGGAATTTATCGGGTTAAAGACAAACATAGTTGTATGGTGTTAGAGGTGGTGGCATCATATGATTTATGTTTTTGgcatgatttttttttggaatgcctGGGTCATATAAAGATTTGAATGTGTTGGAACACTCACCCAGtttttgataacatgctaaaGGGTGTAGCACCTCCATGCAATTATATCATCAATGGTCACCAATAcaagatgagttatttcttagccgATGGTATCTATCCAAAGTTGACTACAATTGTACAAGCTTTAAGTCAGATATTGGAGGTTCCAGAAATTGTAAGAACCAAAAAGTATCAGATGGTTAAAAGAAAGGATGTAGAGCGTGCCTTAGGTGCGCTTCAAGGTAAATTTAGAATTATCAGATCATCTTATAAGTATTGGAAACAATCTGAATTGAACCTAATAATGAAATGTTGTCTAATTTTACACAACATGATTATTGAGCATGAACTCGGTATAGGGATTGGGGTAGAGTTGTTCCTGTTCCGATTCCAGAGACGACAGATAATCATCGTTTTTTTATGTCAagtctaaaaagccttgaaatgCACCTTCAATTAAAAACTGATTTTATGACGCACATTGTTGTGTATCCTCGTAGAGGAGACCAAGCACAACCGGGAGCCCAGACAGTAGACTCGTCTAGTTTAGAGTGTTCAGATAAGGAATACGTAGTACTTCCATCATCAGGTGGAGAACATGAAGATACAAGCTTAGATGAAGAAGTTGTTCATGGTCAAAACGAGGATGGTGTATTTGATTATTATAGAGAATACAATGACGAAATTCCAGATGACTTTGAGCATGCAAGAGAACATGCTTTTGAAAATGGATATGAACATgatggagatgaagatgatgatgatgatgatgaggatgacgaTGAGAATGATGAGTACGATGACGAAGATGAGGAGGATGAATGATATTTTTCCTTTATGGTTGTTGCACTTTAAGACTTAAAAGTTTGAATGATGCGGGTAGAAGTTTGAATAGACGATAGTTTTTTTTCGCTTTCAATTATGTTGCTCAATGTATGTGTTTTAATTTGATGGACATGTTATTTACAATTATGACATGTTAGTGGCCTATTGAAGTCTAGTTATACAGTAGTTATAGTCGTATTGTCACTTCACTCATTCTAGTTATACGGTAGTTCCAGTCTTATGGTCACTTCTCTCAATATAGTTATAAAGTACTTCTCGTTGTATGGTCACTTCACTACGTCTAGTTATACAGTAATTGCAGTCGTATGGTCACTTCTCTCAATCTAGTTATACAGTACTTGCATTTGTATGGTCACCTCATTCATTCTAGTACAGTCGCATGGTCACTTTCAGTCTTTAGTTACAGTATATGGATTTGTGTTACAGTAAAACAGTAAATTATTTATCCTGTTTAAATAATTCGCACATAGTTCGACCATGAACACATCAATTCGACCAACTTTCTTCTTTATCTACGATTATAAACACTTCTGTTGTCTTAATTGTTAGTTACAAAACAACACCTTCCTTTTAAAATTATGGTGAATAATACTCCAGAAGATGATGAAGTGATTGTTAGTTTATGGGTCGATGTTTTTCTAGAGAATGACGATGGACTTCAAGTAAGAAATACCACAAAAATTTGGGACCAGATGCTGCTAAAATTTATTAGAACTACTGGGAATCCAAACCAACGAACGATTAGTTATTTTCAGGAAAGATTGTGCACAATCACTTCAGTTGTGAGAGAGTATGTATCGCTACAAAAAGTATTATACCTCTTCAAGCCACCTTGCACTCCCGTAATCTTAAGTGACTTACCATTTACCTACAAATAACGTCTACTGGATTATTGAATAATTGAATTGtagatattgttttcttttgttgtagGAGGAGGCGGCTGAAggaacttacaaaaaaaaagtttggggAGAAATTTCGATTTTATGACTCCTACTTATTGTTGAAAAACAACCGTCCCGAGTATAACCCAGAACCCACACAAGATGTTGATTCTGAGCATTCAGATGAAGAGTGAACAAGTAAGATAATGATAGGTTTTGTGGGAATATATCTCTGTAAACCCTCGTAGGACACAACTCATCAATTAGGGTTGCTTaatggtttaaaggcttgttgcacatgctcagTGTAATCGTGATTCGCACGAAAGTGAAAATAACACGTATAGATTATTAATAAAGCACATTACATCAGTTATCAAattcaaactcttaaaatgacaaaaaaaatacCTATTAATTATTGAAATAGCACATTACATCAGTTCATATTTAAACTCACCCATCAAACTTAAACATAACAACACTTGACCAGTTCATTTAAATAAATTACATCCAGGACATTTCCAGAAACGATTTccatatgttttctttgctaCAGACCGGTGCATTTCCATGAAAGAATTGCAACCAGGGGTATCTCATTCAATCCCTTGTTTGTATTCAAACTCCAGCTTCCCTTTAAGTTTGAAATTTTTGCAGAGTTTATCAACTTGTTTTTGTTTCGTTACATCCTACAGTAATTGTACTTCTTCATGACAGTTAGGATATTCACATTCCAAGTACCTAATTTTTTCTGGTAACGACTCAATTACCTTCATGATGCCGGTGCAACCTCGTTATAGAAAATTTGAATATATCAAGGAATTCCATCAGActatggttatccatgaaacataatggaagaacctcttttgcttccacaCATACTATTCGTTTTCTTTTACTGGTCGAACTGCTTGAATACATGGTTTAGAGGGTTGGTTTAGAATGATTTGAGTTTGTTGTGTTTAGAGAAAATGATATTTAATATAGTTTTATAGGAAAATATCTAGTCGTTGGGGGCAAGCTCCAATAAATGCAGTCGTTGGACATAAGATCCAATAAAGTAGTTGTTATGCGCAAGCTCCAAAAATTATAACTGTTGCGCGCAAGTTCAAAAAAATAGAACGGCCTGCCACAAACGTTAAGTATATACCCACACAATCCATTTACAAGACACACCTACGAAAAAGATTATATCCTAAAGAACACTTAAGTTATTCTCAATTTTTCTTAAAGATCTTATGTGAATCCTGCAGAGTTTACATTAGAGGAAGATTTATCTCTATGTCGAAACTTGGTTTTATTCTTTCCGGATAGGGGAGAAAAAATGCAGGAAAAATGATATCCCATTCAATCTCATTGACATACCATTCTTGAGCATTTCTCCTCAGAAACAGGAAACCCGAAAAATCGTAATACAACTGGATTGTTCCTTCGATATGCAACAATAGCCGACGCAGTTGACGAATTTACTGCTTTAACATTTAATGTCAACCGATATCGACTCGGGGGTGAAAACGATGGAGAGGTAATAGCGACATCTCTCCGAGAATTGCGAAGATGAAAATGAACGGATATTCATTACGAACCTCATTTCAATATCATTAAGGTGATGCAAAGATTCAACCCATTCGAATCGAGAAATCGTCCACGATGTTATGATGTAAGCGCATGGCATTATATTACTTAATGAAGGTGTTGCATGAAGAAACCTCATTCGAAAATTTCATTCAAAAAAGTGTTTTAACAACACAAATAGTCGAATGAGAGATTGTAATTTCAAATTTTAGTATTAATGAATGCTTTTTATAACATCTCTCTAATGACATTTACATCAATGGTAACCAACACAATCACCAGTGTTGGTGTTAATTCAAAATTAAAGAGATAGTGGTGTTAATTCCAAAAAATAGAGCCTTTAGTgttaatttctaaaaataaagcCTTTGGTTACTCGAAATATAAACCTTTTATTAATTCAAGCAATGACTACATTAAGTTCACTAAACAACAATTTTTATTAAGACCACAACAACAcgaactaaaaaataaaataacatcttTTATTTAAAACTAGGCTGACTCgaaataaaaaaactaaactCAATTAAGGGATAACTTTAGAGGTGGATAACTTCCTCATCTTCCAAATCTTCAATGTTGATTACATTCATCCTCTTCAAAATATTATTTTGCTTACATCGGTAATATTTTCTCTCGTAAAGAGCTATCTTACTTAGATCTATAACCATAATTTCATTATCTTGCTCAAATCGTGTTTGATAAATCTGTTCTTCGTTCATTTGATAGCTTGTTGGTGCATTTGATAACTCTGTTGTTCATGCATTTCATAATTTTTTTGTTGGTTAGACGCCCAAATTGCTTGGAGATGGATGACCTTCTGGTTCCTTTTTGATAGCTTCCTTCCTCGATCGTGTTTCCTTAACATACTCTAAAATATTTGCATTATGTTGACAGATcttttcttcttccatcttaaTCAAAGATTTTCTCCCATCACCTTCCGTGAATATAACTTGCTCGCGATCCTTCTTCATCCTAGCTTCCCTTTTGGATTTTTTAGTTCCTATAGGACTAGCCTGATACTTGTAATTCCAACGAGTCTCTCTGTTAGGAATGATTTCTACCCCATCTTCGACTGGTACAAAGTTATGATGGATGTCAAACATGGCAATATTTTGTGCGACAGTGAGCCGATAATCAATTCCAGGGACTTTCAGTCTCAACAATTGATAACAAGCATCAAACTTGAATGGTTTCCTATTTGATTCTAAAATTGGTCTCGAGCATCTCGTGTCTGAAATTTTATGTTAAAAAAATAAGTTAATTACTAAATATAacggagaaaaataaataataaagtggTAGAACTTACCAAATATTCATGTGAAGCACCGTTTTTAGTTCACCGATATATAGTGTTAAGTATTGACACGAATTCTCTACAATCTTTTTTGATTGCTTTCATCTTTGTTTTTAAGGAACTGAGATCCCTTTCATTAAGATTGCCATTCCGATCGACGAAAATTTCATGAATATATTTCCAGAAAAGAGAGGTTTTTTGTTGTGTACCAACAATTTCATCACAACTCACATAAATGTATGCAGTGGCTAGATCAATTTCTTCTCTTTGAATAACCATTTTAAATCAAACTAATATTTAAGAACTTGAGTAGTAGAAGGTTATGAAAATACCAAAGAAGTATAGTAGAAGAGAGATAAGAAATCAATTAAACTCAATTGTTTGGGACAAGTTTAAATTGAGAATTAGAGTTACCTTCTATAAACATTTTTCTCAAATTTTGAAAAAATAACCGTTGGGATCCGACGGCGGAGAAATTAGAGCCGTTGAGAATGATGATTATGATCGGATGTGAGTGGAGTGTAAACGAAAAAAGTTCAAACAAATAAAACTTGGCAAACGATTCTCAGTTTCTGTGTAAAATGTCATGGATACTCAGTTTTTCGTAAAATAGAAAATTACACGAAAACTGAGTGTCCGTGTGATTTCTCTTCTGTACAATCTGGATCAGATGTGATACACTTTTAAATGTAACTAAGGGATATCGCTACACTTAAGCAATACAGAAGACCATAATGGTCGCTATAATTAAGCTATAGCGAAGAAGAAACCCTCACCATAGTGTTTGGTTGGTTTTATCATTCTAATTGTAGTTTGTTTAGATTCAACAATTTCCTTTTTTTAACTTCAGCCCTCTATTGACGAAGACAATGTctcttaattttttatttttttttgataaatttcatTCATGATAAAATAGGGATTACATGGAATTCAAGAACATCAAGATCAAAGATCGAAATACAACTAAAAGGTACTAACAAAGAGTTCTCCGTGAAGAGAAGTAACGAATTACCAACTAGAGCACCAAGCAATCCGAagattaaaagaattattttggattataatccaaccattttgataaggttttctcttcttgaAAATCACAAAAAAACGTCACGAGAGCGCATAAAGAATCTCCATAAGGAGAAGACATAAACAAAAAGGGCAAAAAATCCACAAGAACGCTATAAAATCTCCTAAAAACAATgagattaacaaaaaaataaaaaaaatctaacctACACTATTACTTAtctaagaaaacaaaataaaataaaataaataaacctggCCCAAAGACTGATTATGATACATAATGTTTTGTCTAGTCTGCCTATATATTACTTGTCAATGTTGCAGATTCCTTATTCAGTTATGAAAAGCATTGAGAAAATTATGAGGTATTTCTTTTGGGGTTCTACTGCAAATTCTAAGAAGAGAAGTTGAGTGTCTTGGGCTAAAGTTCATTTACCTAAGAATAGAGGTGGAATTGGTGTCAAAAAACAAAATCTTGTTAATAAGTCCCTTCAGTGCAAATGTATCTAGAGATATAGAGTTGAGCGTAAAGCCTTACGGGGACAAATAATACACGAAAAATTTGGAGGTAATCCTAATTCCTTTTTGCCAAATTCTACTTCTAATTCTGTCGGCCATAGTTTTTGGGCTGGAATTCTCAAGGCCAAAGACCATATTGTTCAGAATACTTTGTTCACGGTTAATAGCGGCAATAAGTTTCTATTTTGGAGGGATAAATGGACACGGAATAATGCTTTACATATTTCTTTCAAGTCTCTTTCAGATTGTGTAGAAAGAAAAATGCTACTGTGAAAGAGTGCATTTCTCCAAGTATGGCATGGGATTTTGATTTCTCTACAAATTTGAATGAAAATGAACTTGAAGATGTTATATCTCTTCTTCAAGTATTGGGGGATCCATCTTTGGTCCTAGGGATAGCGAATGAAGATGATCAGAGAAAATGGGATGCAGTGGATGATTTTAATGTGGCTAGCTGCTACAATTCTTTGGATTTGGATGGATACTTATCATTCCCTCACAAACAGTTGTGGAACCCAAAAGTTCCTCTTAAGGTTTCATTCCTTGTTTGGACACTTTATTTTGGTGGAGCTCCTACTCTTGATCGTCTTCATAGGGCTGGCAGATCTAatacatatattttttttgttgtgtAATAATGAGAAAGAGACGAATACGCGTCTCTTCTTACATTGCAAAGAAACCACAAAGCTTTGGAGTTATTTCTTCGATAGTTTTGGCTTAAAATGGGTTTTCACTAACAGTGTTAAATTAACACTTTGGAAAGCAAAAGAAGCATAAATTAGAAGCAATTGATAATCTTAATTAAATGTACTTTGTTTAATTGGACTTTATCTTATAAGCTTTTTGATGGCTACCCTCTAAGCACTCTAATTAGTAATTGGATGCTGTAATTGCCGATAACtaatttgtgtttcatttttggCATCTTTGATAGCAGTCACTTCTGTTGACTGCTATTTTTCTTAACATAATTTTCCCTTTTGattgtaaaaaaaatataaatggactagatctgagcaataAGCTTTACGGTGGGAGGTTTTTTGGTTTTTGGGAAGGAGCTAGAAAggagagagaagagagagaaCAAAAATGGATTAGATCTGAGCAATAAGCTTTACGGTGGGaggttttttggtttttgagAAGGAGCTAGAAAggagagagaagagagagaaatattTTTTAGTTTGACCACCTCTTAATATtttctactccctccgtcccactagatgacctagttcaagtttgcacaattcgtAAGGCACGGAAGGAAAATGAGTATTTTTTTAAgtgttttttacaattatacccttatggataataactactCCTTCCGTTCCATTTTtgatgatgttttagggttattttcttgttccacaatacttgaaagttttcatattttcccacaaaactaccaataaTACCATAACATTTATCTTGGAaatataagtttatttttaaatgcaCTAATAACAATTCATGttagaagatttttcttatggGTATAGTTGAAAAATCTTCAtttctctctccatttcttaatctacATGAAAACTCCTAgaacatcatctaaagtggaaaGGAGGGGGtggtaaatttagaaatgatttatcccTCAACCTataccacggatgttcgcaaattttATACCCTTGAaatacattttaaaacacctacataacgaatataaatatGCCTATCAGATTATATATATTTCATATACtaacaaaaatcaattaaaaggataattttagaagtATCTCCTTATTTAATGAAATAGGTCACCTATTATGGGACAAAATCTTAAAATAAATAGGTCAACTAATAGCGGAAGTGAGGGAGTAATTACTAAATCTTATTTACTGCTAAAAAAAAGATATATccatcttacaaaaacaaatgtgtttttCGCCATCTAACGGTTTTGCATAGGTCTTTTATAACGATCGACGATTCTTATTTCTCCGGAAATGCAAGAAAGTGAAGGAGATAAATCGTGGCTCATAATACACCCCTATCCTACTCCTTCATCCAACGTCTCAAATTTCTCCTCTCTTTTAATTTCCTTCTGTTATGCCTATTAAAAGTAAGCTTCCTTTACTACGATTTTACTCAGCTCCGGATTTTCATCCGTAACGAAGGAAATTAGTACTCTGCTCCAGCTTCTCGTCCGTAAAGAAGGAAATCAGAACCGCCATTACTCCTTTTGATTCAAACCTGAATAATCAAATCAACTGTTTATACGTTACCAAAATAAAAGATTATTTCTGCATGCCAATCCTTGAACTGTTCGGCTACATAAACCCCCAAAGATCTTACTTCGCACAGATTCTCAGTGCTAACCAATCTCCTTTTTCTCTATCAAGATTCATTTGTTCATGTAAGTTTCTCTAATTTTAATACTGTTTATTTCATATTTATGTATTTTATATTTGTTACTTTTCCAGAGGTTCTATTTTCTGATTGGTTTTGTTGTTGGTAGTTAACGACAGATGTGCATAGAACCGCACACCTTTTGATTGTGTCAAACAGGGCTTAATCCTCCACTTTATCCGAGAACTCTGCACACACTAACATCAGTCTCAGGTAAATATCAGTGGAATTTCATGATTTAAAGTGGTTGTCATTCATGTCATATGTTTATTATAATGCCAATGTGGAAACTATTGTTATATGTTATTCTTTGAATGTTGTGATTGTCAATTGATGTTAATTCTCGCCCACACACATGTGGGTAATTCAAATGAGTTCAAAAAACGAGTTAGAATCATGGACACGAATGATGTCTTCCCGATCGATGAGAATGTAAGTAGCACTCACCCTTTAAACCTTTACTGATCAAAAAATAACCCCATGAGA encodes the following:
- the LOC113331018 gene encoding glutamic acid-rich protein-like, coding for MHLQVMRISLLKLWRKPKTPDAVETESRTEEIFAPPSYENIAAKAVEDTETPFFVETEPRTEETVPEEDAAMTIEVSQGVAPPCNYIINGHQYKMSYFLADGIYPKLTTIVQALSQILEVPEIVRTKKYQMVKRKDVERALGALQETTDNHRFFMSSLKSLEMHLQLKTDFMTHIVVYPRRGDQAQPGAQTVDSSSLECSDKEYVVLPSSGGEHEDTSLDEEVVHGQNEDGVFDYYREYNDEIPDDFEHAREHAFENGYEHDGDEDDDDDDEDDDENDEYDDEDEEDE